In a single window of the Caproicibacterium sp. BJN0003 genome:
- a CDS encoding DUF4315 family protein encodes MNPKFKKIDTEYEKNAAKISALQNRQKELEKQRRELENLDIVGLVRGMGMTAEELSALMKASRENRPVSDQNKQEGTTHEEI; translated from the coding sequence GTGAACCCGAAATTCAAAAAAATCGACACCGAGTATGAAAAGAACGCGGCGAAAATCTCCGCGCTGCAAAACCGGCAGAAGGAACTGGAAAAGCAGCGCCGGGAGCTGGAAAATCTCGATATTGTCGGCCTTGTGCGGGGCATGGGCATGACGGCGGAGGAACTCTCCGCGCTCATGAAAGCGTCCCGCGAAAACCGCCCCGTGTCCGATCAGAACAAACAGGAGGGAACCACTCATGAAGAAATCTAA
- a CDS encoding C40 family peptidase, giving the protein MEKRAPRLQFTDEEQTDPVLKESVRRAKKAATAADQTQEKIPKKKVLRKQHTFDKPTGKAKMRLYFEEVDKKKPSKLTHAIRDAPQNAVLMQFHREIRQSEDENVGVEAAHKSGEATEMGGRLARSAYRSHKLKPYRKSAKAEKRLDRANLGYLQKKAARDNPQPSGNPLAHWRQKRAVKKQYVAAKRAGQFTGSAGKTAQNTSKAAKTAARESKRAAAFVGRHRNGFLIVASVFLVLVLFLNVLSSSSVLLEGGLSGVTASTYPSTDDAMLGAEAAYAQKETDLQNEIDRYEQRHPGYDEYHYDLDKIGHDPYVLISILTAWHGGEWTLDEVRDTLSTLFSKEYQLTQTVETETRTRTETDTVTDPDGTTHTESHQVPYTYTICNVKLHNEDLSHLPISIMNEDQVGVYSMYMSTLGNRPDLFPSSAYPNASTVKKPTEYDIPPEEMTDARFAAMMTEAKKYIGYPYVWGGSSPKTSFDCSGYVSWVINHSGWNVGRLGAQGLCDICTPVSAADVRPGDLVFFEHTYDTDGVSHVGIYVGNGMMLAAGDPIGYSNLNISYWQSHFYTFGRLPNP; this is encoded by the coding sequence ATGGAAAAACGTGCACCCCGCCTGCAATTCACGGATGAGGAACAAACTGACCCCGTATTAAAGGAATCTGTCCGCAGGGCGAAGAAAGCGGCGACGGCAGCGGATCAGACGCAGGAGAAAATACCGAAAAAGAAAGTTCTTCGCAAGCAGCACACCTTTGATAAGCCCACGGGTAAAGCAAAGATGCGCTTGTATTTTGAGGAAGTAGACAAGAAAAAACCATCCAAACTCACTCACGCCATCCGGGACGCGCCCCAAAACGCTGTTTTGATGCAGTTTCACCGGGAAATCCGGCAGTCCGAGGATGAAAACGTCGGCGTGGAGGCCGCGCACAAAAGCGGAGAAGCCACCGAAATGGGCGGGCGTCTGGCGCGCAGCGCCTATCGCTCCCACAAACTGAAACCCTACCGGAAATCGGCCAAAGCGGAAAAACGGCTCGACCGCGCCAACCTCGGTTATTTGCAGAAAAAGGCCGCGCGGGATAATCCGCAGCCCTCCGGCAATCCTTTGGCCCACTGGCGGCAAAAGCGCGCCGTCAAAAAACAGTATGTCGCCGCGAAACGGGCCGGGCAGTTCACGGGTTCCGCCGGGAAAACTGCCCAAAACACTTCTAAAGCGGCAAAGACGGCGGCGCGGGAGAGCAAGCGGGCGGCGGCATTTGTCGGACGGCACCGGAACGGTTTTCTGATTGTTGCGAGCGTTTTTCTGGTGCTGGTCCTGTTTTTGAACGTCCTGTCCTCCAGCTCGGTTCTGCTGGAGGGCGGGTTATCCGGCGTTACCGCGTCCACCTATCCTTCCACGGATGACGCCATGCTCGGCGCGGAGGCCGCTTACGCTCAAAAGGAAACGGACCTTCAGAATGAAATCGACCGTTACGAACAGAGGCACCCCGGCTATGACGAATATCATTATGACCTCGATAAAATCGGCCACGACCCCTATGTGCTAATCTCCATCCTGACGGCGTGGCACGGCGGCGAATGGACGCTGGATGAAGTCCGGGACACGCTTTCCACCCTGTTCTCAAAAGAATACCAACTGACGCAGACTGTGGAGACGGAAACCCGAACCCGCACGGAAACGGATACGGTGACGGACCCGGATGGCACGACCCACACCGAAAGCCACCAAGTTCCCTATACCTACACCATCTGCAATGTGAAACTGCATAACGAGGATTTGTCCCATCTTCCCATTTCCATTATGAACGAGGATCAGGTCGGCGTGTACTCGATGTATATGTCCACCCTCGGCAACCGGCCCGACCTGTTCCCTTCATCGGCCTATCCGAACGCATCCACCGTCAAAAAGCCCACGGAGTACGATATTCCCCCGGAGGAAATGACGGACGCGCGGTTTGCAGCAATGATGACGGAAGCGAAAAAATACATCGGCTATCCTTATGTTTGGGGCGGCAGCAGCCCGAAAACCTCGTTCGACTGCTCCGGTTACGTATCGTGGGTGATCAATCACAGCGGATGGAACGTGGGACGGTTGGGGGCCCAGGGCCTCTGCGACATCTGCACTCCGGTTTCTGCCGCCGACGTAAGACCCGGCGACCTTGTTTTCTTTGAACACACCTACGATACCGACGGCGTGTCCCATGTGGGCATCTACGTCGGAAACGGCATGATGCTCGCGGCCGGAGACCCCATCGGCTACTCGAACCTCAACATAAGCTACTGGCAAAGCCATTTTTACACGTTCGGGCGTTTACCGAATCCATAA